The sequence below is a genomic window from Paenibacillus sp. DCT19.
AGCTTGGTTCCATAAGAGATAGGATTACCCAAGTTTGCTCTTGCGTACTTAGAATACGCTGTATTGACAAGCAATGCTTGATCTACACCTCTTAACAAGCTGTACGAACTGCTCGCCGTACGAAGTTGATTCAAGTCCTGATCACTAACATTCAGGAAGTAATCATCGACTTCTCCGAACAATTCATATAATGAAGTGGACGTTTGTTGAAATGTATTTGCATCCGCTTGTTTCGTAAGTTTTGCCAAATGGTATAGAAGGTTAAAGATATATCCAACCTGGCGATCCTCCGAATACTGGACGTTGTCTGAGATAAAACTCATCACACCTTCGGCAATCTCCGATTTCTGACTATCGGTTAACAAGCTATAGTCATCTGGTAGATTAATGAACCCCGGCTCCTCCAAAATACTCTGCACAGTTGAGATTATACTTGGATCATTGTTCAGGAAATAATCATTTCTCTGCTCATTAATACGCTCGCGAGGTGTTAATTCATCTGCACTGGCCACGCCCCCACATTAATGAGTGGCACCAACATAACTATGACCAACATTAAACTGATAAACCGCTTGAATAACATGTATTCTGTCCTCCTGTTCAGTGTTACTTGTATTGTAGTAAAACGCTCTGGACCGATTCTGAACATGGACAGACTATAGGGACTCTTTTGGACGATATGTGTGGTTGGGGAAAATCACATCTTGATTATCTACGTGTCAATAGAGACACGAAGGTGATGGAGGAGTTTGTTATGAACAAACAGTGATATAGAAAATAGGATGAGTCATTATATATCCCTCTTTCAAAGAAGCCTCGCTTGTGTAAGCCCTATCCATCGTCTATAATTTCGTTCAGTTGCACAATGATTAACAGGGCTAAACAGAAATGAACAGACATTAGGGATCAGGGATAATACACTGGTCGGCTACCTGATGAAGGAGGAACGGATATGTTGCAGCTTTCGGAGAAACAGGCACAGGATATCGTCGATAAAATGATGCAGGACATCCCCTACAACATTAATATTATGAATGAACAAGGAATTATTATTGGTAGTGGACAGCGTGAGCGCGTAGGTTCCATTCATCAGGGAGCTGTTCGAGCATTAACGACAAGAACCATGGTTGAAGTGTGGCAAGATGGCCGGTTAGAGAAAATGGGTACGAACGAGCCTATTATCATTAGCAATGAGCTAGTGGGTGTGATTGGCATATCAGGGCATCCAGATGAGGTCCGTCCATTCTGCAACATCGTGCGTACTACCGTATCCCTTCTTATTGAACAGCGCAATCAACTGGAGAATCTGGCTCATGAAGCTTCACGCAAAAAGGCTTTTTTGGAACGACTTCTTAACCATTCTGGTTCCTATTCACAGAAAATGAGGAAAGAAGCGCTGCAATATCATATCGATTTGCAATTGCCTACAATCCTTATATACATTCGATTCCAAGGGGAATCGCCACAGTTTAACACGGAAGCCTATAAAACCTTGCTGCCTTACCCTTGGTTTACACTGGAGGATGCAGGGGATGCGCAGTTGGTGCTCATTCAGAATGAATCAGAGGTAGATACGGTCATCCAGCAATTCCAGCAGGATCGACCTCAAGCCTTGATCTCTATTAGTAGACGAGAATCCAATATCGCACGCTGTTACGAGCAGGCAAGATCCGCCATGAACATCCTGATGGCACTTCGCCCCGCGTCCCCTCTAACACGGTACGATGATGTGCAGTTTCTCATACGTTTTAGCGCTGCCAACTTAACTAATCAATCCAACATTGTCAGTAAGCTAGAGGACACTGCCGATCTACTTGAGACGTTACGTAGCTTTATCCATCATAGTGGTAGCATGACTACCACAGCCGATGACCTCAACATCCATCGCAACACGCTACAATACCGGCTCAAACGCATACAATCTATTACGGGCAAAGACCCGCGTAACTGGCTCGAACTTATTGAGCTTACTCACGGGTTACTCGCGTTTTATCGGTAGATTGAGGCACCCAAAAGACGGATGCAAATTGCCCCATCATGCAGGCTTTCATTTCGCCATCCGTCTCTTCTGATCTTTATTCTGCTGTTATCCCGTTCTATGATGGTAGAAGACCAAGCCTCAACACCCGTGCGATGTTCTCCATGGTACGCTCCACATTCGCTGAGCCTTCCCGCAAGAGTGTATCTAAATCCGCTGCTCCTGGCACAATGCCAAACACGGCATCAATGCCTTCTGTGTACAGAGTCTCAATCCCTTCACCCACATATCCTGCGATAGCAATAACCGGGTTCCCTATTTCTTTGGCCGCTTGGGCCACACCGTAAGGCGTTTTGCCAAACTTCGTTTGAAAGTCAATGCCGCCTTCGCCTGTAAATACGATATCTGCATGAACTAGTTTTTCGCGTAAACCTGTATATTCAATCACGATCTCAATGCCTTTGCGTAATGTAGCTTGCGTGAAAATGAGAAGCCCTGCTCCCAAACCACCTGCTGCACCCGCACCCGGTACATCTCGAATATCCTTATGCAGCTGTTGGTTTACTACATCTGCATAATGAGACAGGTTTGCATCCAATAGCTGCACCATCTCCGGCGTAGCACCCTTCTGTGGGCCAAATACCCGTGAGGCGCCGTGTTCACCACAGAGTGGGTTCGTCACATCGCAGGCAACGATGAACTCCACTTCCTGTAGACGTGGATCTAAGCCCGACACGTCAATATGCGCTAATCGGTTAAGCGAACCTCCACCACGTTCAAGAGATATACCCTGGGCATCCAAAAATTTTACACCAAGCGCCTCAGCCACACCTGTACCCCCATCGTTAGTGGCGCTGCCGCCAATCCCGATAATAATTTTACGAATGCCTTGATCAAGACATTTCCGAATCAGTTCTCCTGTTCCGTACGTCGTTGTGCGAAGTGGATCACGCATCTCTGGAGCCACGAGATGGATACCGCTGGCCGAGGCCATCTCAATCGCTGCCGTTGTTCCATCTCCAAGAATACCATACTGTGCCATGACCTTCTGACCCAATGGACCCTGTACTTCTTGAAAGTGAATCGTGCCACCAGAAGCATCCACAAGCGATTGTACCGTCCCTTCGCCTCCATCAGCCATGGGTACATGGATATAACGTGCTGTTGGGTAGATTTTGCGCAATCCTTTTTCCATCGCCACACATACTTCTTTGGCTGTCATGCTTTCCTTGAATGAGTCTGGTGCCAGTACAAATGTATTTTCTCTCTTTTCTCCCATTCCTCTCACCCCATCCATATGATTAAAGTGCGTCTAGTAAACAAGCTCTTAAAGGATAAATCCATATAGCAATGTAGCCACAATAGCCATCGTACCACCAACAATCGCTTCATAAGGTATGACACCCATCCGTTGTCGAATTGTCATCTTCATACTGTCAGCAGACACATGAAAATAGTTACCTTGTGGCAGGGAATCGATGACCGTTGCACCCGTATGAACCATCACAGCCGCAGCTAGCGGAGCTGTCCCCATGTTCAAGATTGCATCGCCGAATGATCCTGTTGCGAGAATAACACCTGTCGAAGTTGATGCTGTCGCTGCTGCCATCAGAATGCCAGCGATTGGTGCCAGGAAGGTACCGGATATACCAGACGCTTCTATTAGACTAACGACTTGACCTGATAGATCCGATGCGGAGATCAACCCTGCAATCCCCCCGGCACCTACCAGGATGAGTACTGTCGCCGTCATTTTGTTCAGTCCCGACGTTGTATACTTCACAATGTTCTTGCTCTGTCCCATCGCCAGCATACCGATGATTCCCGCAATCGGGAGAATGTACATTGCGTCCACTTTGAACGTAGACAGTGCTCCAATGCCTGTAATTGAACCGATCGGATTGATCATGAGCAAAATAATCGCTACCAACGGTGCCACAATCGCTTTCTTCAGAGGTGGATATTGGGATGTATCCACCTCTCCTTGCTCTGCTTCCTGGTCAGAGACCATCACACCTTTGCCTTTAAGCATTGAAGCTACGATAACGGTTACAATTAATCCGCAGATGGCTGGAATCACTCCAGCCAACATCACATTGCTAAGATCCAGATCGAACCCTCGTGCCGCAGCAATCG
It includes:
- a CDS encoding GntP family permease; translation: MEPLTISWIGALAGLAIAIILILKKLNPVYSLFLGAIVGALIGGANLEETVNILVNGTQSVMGTVLRVLAAGVLAGVMMESGAAETIAQAIVRKFGGSKAILALALATMIITAVGVFIPVAVLIVAPIALSVGNKMGISKLALLLALSGGGKAGNIISPNPNTIAAARGFDLDLSNVMLAGVIPAICGLIVTVIVASMLKGKGVMVSDQEAEQGEVDTSQYPPLKKAIVAPLVAIILLMINPIGSITGIGALSTFKVDAMYILPIAGIIGMLAMGQSKNIVKYTTSGLNKMTATVLILVGAGGIAGLISASDLSGQVVSLIEASGISGTFLAPIAGILMAAATASTSTGVILATGSFGDAILNMGTAPLAAAVMVHTGATVIDSLPQGNYFHVSADSMKMTIRQRMGVIPYEAIVGGTMAIVATLLYGFIL
- a CDS encoding glycerate kinase, whose product is MGEKRENTFVLAPDSFKESMTAKEVCVAMEKGLRKIYPTARYIHVPMADGGEGTVQSLVDASGGTIHFQEVQGPLGQKVMAQYGILGDGTTAAIEMASASGIHLVAPEMRDPLRTTTYGTGELIRKCLDQGIRKIIIGIGGSATNDGGTGVAEALGVKFLDAQGISLERGGGSLNRLAHIDVSGLDPRLQEVEFIVACDVTNPLCGEHGASRVFGPQKGATPEMVQLLDANLSHYADVVNQQLHKDIRDVPGAGAAGGLGAGLLIFTQATLRKGIEIVIEYTGLREKLVHADIVFTGEGGIDFQTKFGKTPYGVAQAAKEIGNPVIAIAGYVGEGIETLYTEGIDAVFGIVPGAADLDTLLREGSANVERTMENIARVLRLGLLPS
- a CDS encoding sugar diacid recognition domain-containing protein; translation: MLQLSEKQAQDIVDKMMQDIPYNINIMNEQGIIIGSGQRERVGSIHQGAVRALTTRTMVEVWQDGRLEKMGTNEPIIISNELVGVIGISGHPDEVRPFCNIVRTTVSLLIEQRNQLENLAHEASRKKAFLERLLNHSGSYSQKMRKEALQYHIDLQLPTILIYIRFQGESPQFNTEAYKTLLPYPWFTLEDAGDAQLVLIQNESEVDTVIQQFQQDRPQALISISRRESNIARCYEQARSAMNILMALRPASPLTRYDDVQFLIRFSAANLTNQSNIVSKLEDTADLLETLRSFIHHSGSMTTTADDLNIHRNTLQYRLKRIQSITGKDPRNWLELIELTHGLLAFYR